A genomic stretch from Falco naumanni isolate bFalNau1 chromosome 8, bFalNau1.pat, whole genome shotgun sequence includes:
- the ZNF142 gene encoding zinc finger protein 142 isoform X1, whose product MSAEVAVSEGAGREMEALCSELLLPPPGEAGAMESPDVASTDLAGTPPLSASQDLLLAEASMSGEGAHAEGSNVEIFIEAVAGNVTLSSNAANATEVLVKVVELYFCERCGQSFPEASLLSLHQCLLLTPPRHLELSGALLASANEGQSEPGGSDPPGAGMQESSTPEHLLCPICREVFMQPGELKEHFKTHRTPPGALPCPEKGCHFTTEDRKQLRSHLCRLHGASPVSCAYRACPLLFPSRPAMEQHHRTHFPFHCGRCDFITANAKLFWQHRKGHTTEPPAEMPATGSPPGSAPNSLEQRCILPSAAEEGQEEAGNCHAGWEATAAEARPAKPTGTREGSLEGQKVSAGEEDSDSSGDESRDEDGESPCEGEAKEDGKTAPEKARVLRAQHFKGDVVEGSEYLYKTHMCPECKRCFKKRTHLVEHLNLHFPDPSLQCPNCHKYFTSKSKLKIHMMRETGEKAHRCPLCHYSSVEKNALNRHMASMHEDISNFYSDVYSCPVCEEKFRLSQALKEHLKTHKAEPKKLSCFQGGCDYCVEDRKEFVRHLKDVHGIKAVECKYHACSLLFGTAEAMEAHRKTHYAFHCQQCDFICSNKHVFRKHKKQGHPGSEQLQCSFCPYATFNPVEFHDHVGKMHANEKIHKCTECAFATAHKRVLIRHMLLHTGEKPHKCELCNFTCRDVSYLSKHMLTHSDDKNFMCTECGYITKWKHYLNVHMRKHTGDLRYQCNQCSYRCHRADQLSSHKLRHQGKSLICEVCGFTCKRKYELQKHMQAKHSQNYQVPVFQCQYCTYQTKYKQALLNHENCKHTKQKEFRCALCSYCTFSNTSLFFHKRKIHGYVPGDKDWLENYANKELEISSSEVLFSYDLGTALHVDANSPLAGKEQWAKAKAKPSQLESQGEEGYQQAFVVPLLRQDAAPPESSSEVERGVGQGEQGCPTAGNALGDDCVQGDAAAGSTELTAPGDVAESCTLHLEALNVSSDPLLEHLAGESCAAGPEGVEMLSCKEPPAAYEILSSQEDLGLDDNDNALEDIPDFEEEEADVGEHKAARLEGSVAAGDSQQKDALRQATGHLQGSCSDHNNLVPDTEMRETSQAELPEAWLSVLKTAEQSHAPVPEDVATSSDDARGGSESVLKALRKQDKEQAETLVLEGRVQMLVVQSESQIFKCEKCSYITRKEKSMSLHSKASCQSRRAPLVCHECGASFKQQRGLNTHLLKKCPVLLKKNKIVKPAGQEPPGLCQPADQPGGNDTEETAESEKGGSEESGHAKSPWEAELLPDKMQTACSPLDGEQASGCPAPEKSVLGDSTEVAEEPPQQGDGAEPGRATCPPHPGKPSEKYRREGGKLHCNACSFVCSRVSTITSHVEDGCRSLEQFWCSLCPEAFRTRRALKSHCAEKHIMHPEDDGPQGTELPEGDPASTETGQPSKLLLDVTPPKATLPKRRRFSCPTCPFTCHQERAMKTHKKRGCVTLGEFRCTSCPFTSKAAKALRLHRKLHRKHYSKRPQLQCRQCEFTCKQARCLRQHIRIKHEGVKPHKCCYCEFSTTRRYRLEAHQSLHTGVGRIACGICSQTFGTNSKLRIHRLRVHEKTPTHFCPLCDYSSYLQNDITRHVNSCHRGELNFGCSRCEARFSSETALKQHILRRHEEKVSYGCPRCGFVCHSEATLKCHLQKQHPHLECSTCKETFTTREALEEHKTQHFSHRCELCSFAAKERQQLVRHYMESHEPAAPQDKTLRCPFCDFACCHQLVFDQHMKGHGGTRVYKCSDCEYTTKNRQKITWHIRIHTGEKPYKCHLCKYACADPSRLKYHMRIHKEERKYLCPDCGYKCKWVNQLKYHMTKHTGLKPYHCNECEYRTNRADALRVHKETRHQEARSFICEQCGKAFKTRFLLKTHLKKHSEEKPYVCNACGRAFRWAAGLRHHYLTHTNEHPFFCRYCPYKAKQKFQVIKHIQRHHPEHGAGDPSQGVGKDPSTPTVHLHAVQRENRAEGPPRMEHEGGCSGEKDDTLH is encoded by the exons ATGAGTGCAGAAGTGGCTGTGTCTGAGGGTGCCGGCAGGGAGATGGAGGCCCTGTGCTCggagctgctcctgcccccgccaggagaggcaggagcCATGGAAAGCCCTGATGTGGCCAGCACTGACCTGGCTGGGACACCCCCATTGTCTGCCAGCCAGGacttgctgctggcagaggcgTCGATGTCTGGGGAAGGGGCTCATGCTGAAGGAAGCAACGTGGAAATATTCATCGAGGCAGTGGCTGGCAATGTGACACTGAGCAGCAACGCAGCCAATGCCACAG AGGTGCTGGTCAAAGTAGTGGAGCTGTATTTCTGCGAGAGGTGTGGACAGAGCTTCCCAGAGGCCTCCCTGCTGTCGCTGCACCAGTGCCTGCTGCTGACCCCCCCCAGGCACCTGGAGCTCTCTGGGGCACTGTTGGCTTCTGCCAACGAGGGCCAGAGTGAGCCTGGGGGCTCGGACCCACCTGGAGCTGGCATGCAGGAGAGCTCCACTCCTGAGCACCTACTGTGCCCCATCTGCCGGGAAGTGTTCATGCAGCCCGGCGAACTCAAGGAGCACTTCAAGACACACCGCACGCCACCAGGAGCCCTGCCTTGCCCGGAGAAGGGCTGCCATTTCACCACAGAGGACCGCAAGCAGCTGCGCAGCCACCTGTGCCGCCTGCATGGGGCCTCCCCTGTGTCCTGTGCTTACCGTGCCTGCCcgctgctcttccccagccgCCCAGCCATGGAGCAGCACCACCGCACCCACTTTCCCTTCCACTGTGGCCGCTGTGACTTCATCACAGCCAATGCTAAGCTATTCTGGCAGCACAGGAAGGGCCACACCACAGAGCCCCCTGCTGAGATGCCTGCAACAGGTAGCCCCCCTGGCTCAGCCCCCAACAGCCTGGAGCAGCGCTGCATCCTGCCATCAG cagcagaagaaggacaggaggaggcagggaatTGCCACGCTGGCTGGGAAGCCACTGCAGCAGAAGCCAGGCCTGCAAAGCCCACAGGGACCAGGGAGGGCTCCTTGGAGGGGCAGAAAGTGTCAGCTGGAGAAGAGGACTCAGACAGCAGTGGGGACGAGTCACGGGATGAGGATGGTGAGAGCCCCTGTGAAGGCGAGGCCAAAGAGGATGGGAAGACAGCTCCCGAGAAAGCCAGAGTGCTGCGGGCGCAGCACTTTAAAG GAGATGTTGTGGAAGGCTCTGAGTACCTCTACAAAACCCACATGTGCCCTGAATGCAAGCGGTGCTTCAAGAAGCGGACGCACCTGGTGGAGCACCTCAACCTGCACTTCCCTGACCCCAGCCTGCAGTGCCCCAACTGCCACAAGTACTTCACCAGCAAAAGTAAACTGAAAATCCACATGATGCGGGAGACAGGAGAGAAGGCCCATCGCTGCCCGCTCTGCCACTACAGCTCAGTGGAGAAGAATGCCCTCAATCGTCACATGGCCAGCATGCACGAGGACATCTCCAACTTCTACTCTGATGTTTATTCCTGCCCTGTCTGTGAGGAGAAGTTTCGGCTCAGCCAGGCCCTCAAAGAGCACTTGAAGACTCACAAAGCTGAGCCCAAGAAGCTGAGCTGCTTCCAGGGGGGCTGCGACTACTGCGTGGAGGACCGGAAAGAGTTTGTCCGTCATCTCAAGGATGTTCATGGCATTAAGGCAGTGGAGTGCAAGTACCATGCCTGCTCGCTGCTCTTTGGCACAGCTGAGGCCATGGAGGCTCACCGAAAAACCCACTATGCCTTCCACTGCCAGCAGTGCGACTTCATCTGCTCCAACAAGCATGTTTTCCGCAAGCACAAGAAGCAGGGGCACCCAGGCAGTGAGCAGCTCCAGTGCAGCTTCTGCCCGTACGCCACTTTCAACCCCGTGGAGTTTCACGACCATGTGGGCAAGATGCACGCCAATGAGAAGATCCACAAGTGCACTGAGTGTGCCTTTGCCACTGCACACAAGAGGGTGCTCATCCGACACATGCTGCTGCACACTG GAGAGAAACCTCACAAGTGTGAACTTTGCAACTTCACATGCCGGGATGTGAGCTACCTGTCCAAACACATGCTGACCCACTCCGATGACAAGAACTTCATGTGCACCGAATGTGGGTACATCACCAAGTGGAAGCACTACCTGAATGTCCACATGCGCAAGCACACTGGAGATCTCCG GTACCAATGCAACCAGTGCTCATACCGGTGCCACCGTGCTGACCAGCTGAGCAGCCACAAGCTGCGGCACCAGGGCAAAAGTCTGATCTGTGAGGTGTGTGGCTTCACCTGTAAGCGCAAGTACGAGCTGCAGAAGCACATGCAGGCCAAGCACTCACAGAACTACCAGGTGCCCGTCTTCCAGTGTCAGTACTGCACCTACCAGACCAAGTACAAGCAGGCACTGCTGAACCATGAGAACTGCAAACACACCAAGCAGAAGGAGTTCCGCTGTGCCCTCTGTTCCTACTGCACCTTCAGCAACACCAGCCTTTTCTTCCACAAGCGCAAGATTCATGGCTACGTACCCGGTGACAAGGACTGGCTGGAAAACTATGCCAACAAGGAGCTGGAAATCAGCTCATCTGAGGTGCTTTTCAGCTATGACCTCGGCACAGCCCTGCATGTGGATGCCAACTCCCCCCTTGCTGGCAAGGAGCAGTgggcaaaagcaaaggcaaagccATCCCAGCTGGAATCCCAGGGGGAAGAGGGCTACCAGCAAGCGTTTGTGGTGCCCCTCCTTAGGCAGGATGCCGCTCCACCTGAGAGCAGCAGCGAGGTGGAGAGAGGTGTGGGccagggggagcagggctgtcCCACTGCTGGCAATGCCCTGGGAGATGACTGCGTGcaaggagatgctgctgcaggctcaACTGAGCTCACTGCTCCTGGGGATGTGGCAGAGAGTTGCACTTTGCATTTGGAGGCACTGAATGTCTCATCTGACCCCCTCCTGGAGCATTTGGCTGGAGAATCTTGTGCGGCAGGGCCAGAGGGTGTGGAAATGCTGTCCTGCAAGGAGCCTCCTGCAGCCTATGAGATACTGAGCTCCCAGGAGGACCTGGGTTTGGATGACAATGACAATGCACTCGAAGACATCCCAGACTTTGAAGAAGAGGAGGCAGATGTAGGGGAACACAAGGCAGCGAGGCTGGAGGGCAGTGTAGCAGCAGGAGACAGCCAGCAAAAAGATGCCCTGAGGCAGGCCACGGGCCACCTTCAGGGGTCGTGCTCAGACCACAATAATCTGGTACCAGACACAGAGATGAGAGAGACCAGCCAAGCCGAGCTGCCAGAGGCCTGGCTCAGCGTGCTGAAGACAGCTGAACAGAGCCACGCACCTGTCCCAGAGGACGTGGCCACCTCCAGTGATGATGCCAGGGGTGGCTCGGAGTCAGTGCTGAAGGCTCTACGGAAGCAGgacaaggagcaggcagagacgctggtgctggagggcagggtgCAGATGCTGGTGGTGCAGTCAGAGAGTCAGATCTTTAAGTGCGAGAAGTGCTCATACATCACGCGGAAGGAGAAGTCCATGTCCCTGCACTCTAAAGCCAGCTGTCAGAGCCGCCGGGCCCCACTTGTGTGCCATGAGTGTGGTGCCAGctttaagcagcaaaggggGCTCAACACCCACCTACTCAAGAAGTGCCCAGTTCTCCTGAAGAAGAACAAGATCGTCAAACCAGCTGGTCAGGAGCCACCTGGATTGTGCCAACCTGCTGACCAGCCTGGTGGTAATGATACAGAAGAAACAGCGGAGAGCGAGAAGGGAGGATCAGAGGAGTCAGGGCATGCCAAGAGTCCTTGGGAAGCTGAATTGCTGCCTGATAAAATGCAGACAGCATGTAGTCCTTTGGATGGGGAGCAGGCATCGGGCTGTCCTGCTCCTGAGAAATCCGTGCTGGGTGACAGCACAGAGGTGGCAGAAGAGCCTCCCCAGCAAGGGGATGGGGCTGAGCCAGGTAGAGCCACTTGTCCTCCCCACCCTGGGAAACCATCAGAGAAATACcggcgggagggagggaagctGCACTGCAATGCCTGCTCCTTTGTGTGCTCCCGTGTCTCCACCATCACCTCCCATGTGGAGGATGGGTGCCGGAGCCTAGAGCAGTTCTGGTGCTCCCTGTGCCCTGAGGCCTTCCGCACCCGGCGGGCCCTCAAGAGCCACTGTGCCGAGAAGCACATCATGCATCCTGAAGATGACGGACCACAAGGCACCGAGCTCCCTGAGGGGGACCCAGCCAGCACTGAGACAGGCCAGCCCAGCAAGCTCCTGCTGGATGTGACCCCCCCAAAAGCCACCCTGCCCAAGAGGAGGCGTTTCTCCTGCCCCACCTGCCCCTTCACCTGCCACCAGGAGCGGGCCATGAAGACACACAAGAAGAGGGGCTGTGTGACCTTGGGTGAGTTTCgctgcacctcctgccccttcaCCTCCAAGGCAGCCAAAGCCCTGCGGCTGCACCGCAAACTGCACCGCAAGCACTACAGCAAGCGGCCACAGCTGCAGTGCCGCCAGTGTGAGTTCACCTGCAAGCAAGCCCGCTGCCTGCGGCAGCACATCCGCATCAAACACGAGGGGGTAAAGCCACACAAGTGCTGCTACTGTGAGTTCAGCACCACGCGGCGCTACCGCCTGGAGGCCCACCAGTCCCTGCACACTGGCGTGGGGCGCATCGCCTGCGGCATCTGCAGCCAGACCTTTGGCACCAACTCCAAGCTGCGCATCCACCGCCTGCGGGTGCATGAAAAGACACCCACCCACTTCTGCCCACTCTGCGACTACAGCAGCTACCTGCAGAATGACATCACCCGCCACGTCAACAGCTGCCACCGTGGCGAGCTCAACTTCGGCTGCTCCCGCTGTGAGGCTCGCTTCAGCTCTGAGACAGCCCTCAAGCAGCACATCCTGCGACGGCACGAGGAGAAGGTGTCCTATGGCTGCCCGCGCTGCGGCTTTGTGTGCCACAGCGAGGCCACGCTCAAGTGCcacctgcagaagcagcacccGCACCTGGAGTGCAGCACTTGCAAGGAGACCTTCACCACCCGGGAGGCGCTGGAGGAGCACAAGACACAGCATTTCAGCCACCGCTGTGAGCTGTGCAGCTTTGCAGCCAAGGAGCGGCAGCAGCTAGTGCGGCATTACATGGAGAGCCACGAGCCGGCTGCCCCCCAGGACAAAACCCTGCGGTGTCCCTTCTGCGACTTtgcctgctgccaccagctTGTCTTTGACCAGCACATGAAAGGTCATGGGGGCACGCGCGTGTACAAGTGCTCAGACTGTGAGTACACCACCAAGAACAGGCAGAAGATCACGTGGCATATCCGCATCCACACCGGCGAGAAACCCTACAAGTGCCACCTTTGTAAATACGCCTGTGCCGACCCCTCACGTCTCAAG TACCACATGCGGATCCACAAGGAGGAGCGGAAATACCTCTGCCCTGACTGCGGCTACAAGTGCAAGTGGGTGAATCAGCTCAAGTACCACATGACAAAGCACACGG GCCTGAAGCCATACCACTGCAATGAGTGTGAGTACCGCACGAATCGGGCAGATGCCCTGCGGGTGCACAAGGAGACGCGGCATCAGGAGGCCCGTTCCTTCATCTGCGAGCAGTGTGGCAAGGCCTTCAAGACCCGCTTCCTCCTCAAGACCCACTTGAAGAAGCACAGTGAGGAGAAGCCTTATGTCTGCAATGCCTGCGGGCGGGCTTTCCGCTGGGCAGCGGGCCTGCGCCACCATTACCTGACCCACACCAATGAGCACCCCTTCTTCTGCCGCTACTGCCCCTATAAGGCCAAGCAGAAGTTCCAGGTCATCAAACACATCCAGCGGCATCACCCCGAGCATGGGGCTGGCGACCCCAGCCAGGGGGTGGGCAAGGACCCTAGCACGCCTACCGTCCACCTCCACGCTGTGCAGAGAGAGAACCGGGCTGAGGGGCCCCCCAGGATGGAGCATGAAGGAGGGTGCTCTGGGGAGAAGGATGACACTTTGCATTGA